One window of the Nicotiana tabacum cultivar K326 chromosome 4, ASM71507v2, whole genome shotgun sequence genome contains the following:
- the LOC107812941 gene encoding probably inactive leucine-rich repeat receptor-like protein kinase At5g06940, with product MATLCKSSIFLLLSFSLFLLNSALDEADILLTFKDSINDPLNLLSSWSNTTTIHHCNWTGITCTSSISTINLQSLNLSGEISPSICQLPNLAHLNLANNLFNQPIPLHLSQCGSLETLNLSNNLIWGTIPEQISQFGSLKVVDFSRNHLEGRIPEGIGSLKELQVLNFGSNLLSGEVPMVLGNFTELMVLDLSQNPFLVSEIPRDIGKLSKLQKLLLQSSGFYGEIPNFFEGLKSLVILDLSQNNITGILPQVGFSLPNLVSFDVSQNKLFGAFPNGICEAKGLVDLGLHTNFFNGSIPNDSINECMNLESFQVQNNLFSGNFPSWLWSLPKIKLIRAENNRFFGEIPDSISQAAQLEQVQIDNNSFTSKIPQGLGLIRNLYRFSASLNGLYGELPPNFCDSPVMSIINLSHNYLSGKIPELKKCKKLVSLSLADNNLIGEIPKSLGALPVLTYLDLSHNNLTGEIPEELQNLKLALFNVSFNRLSGRVPASLISGLPALFLQGNPDLCGPGFPNSCSEEKATPKGVNLSKLASALISVTLALAILIIAVGFYTIRRSRKQRSEMDGWRSVFFYPLRVTENDLMMSMTQKNARGNGGTFGRVYIMNLPSGELIAVKKLMNFGSQSSKSLKTEIKTLAKIRHKNITKILGFCYSNDAIFLIYEYLASGSLGDLIGKSDFQLQWNVRLKIAIGVAQGLAYLHKDYLPHLLHRNLKSTNILLDADYEPKITDFALDRIVGEAAFKSSLASDASSSCYLAPEYGYTKRSSEQMDTYSFGVILLELITGRQAEETESGEGSLDVVKWVRRKINITNGALQVLDPKISSASQHEMLGALEIAVRCTTVMPEKRPSMFEVVRVLQCLDSRSKLIITYREEQSTSSYSSVPL from the exons ATGGCAACTCTCTGCAAATCCTCCATCTTTCTCTTATTGTCATTCTCATTGTTTCTTCTGAATTCTGCTTTAGATGAAGCTGATATTCTTCTAACATTTAAGGACTCCATTAATGACCCTTTAAACCTTCTTTCAAGCTGGTCTAATACCACAACTATTCACCACTGTAACTGGACAGGTATTACTTGTACATCTTCCATCTCTACTATTAACCTCCAAAGTTTGAATCTTTCTGGTGAAATCTCACCTTCTATATGTCAACTACCCAATCTTGCTCATCTCAACCTTGCAAATAACCTCTTTAACCAGCCTATACCTCTGCATCTTTCACAGTGTGGTTCCTTAGAAACTCTGAATCTTAGCAACAATCTCATTTGGGGAACTATTCCTGAACAGATTTCTCAGTTTGGTTCACTCAAAGTTGTTGATTTTAGTAGAAACCATCTTGAAGGAAGAATCCCAGAAGGGATCGGGTCATTGAAAGAGCTTCAAGTTCTTAACTTTGGTAGCAACTTGCTCTCAGGTGAAGTTCCAATGGTTCTTGGTAACTTCACTGAACTTATGGTTCTTGATTTGTCCCAAAATCCATTCTTGGTAAGTGAGATTCCTAGAGATATTGGTAAACTTAGTAAGCTGCAGAAGCTTTTGTTGCAAAGTTCTGGTTTTTATGGTGAAATACCAAACTTCTTTGAGGGTTTAAAAAgtttggtaattttggacttatcaCAGAACAATATTACTGGTATTTTACCTCAAGTTGGTTTTTCTCTACCAAATTTGGTTTCTTTTGATGTTTCACAAAACAAGCTTTTTGGGGCATTTCCAAATGGTATATGTGAAGCAAAAGGTCTTGTTGATCTTGGTTTACATACTAATTTCTTTAATGGTTCAATACCCAATGATTCCATTAATGAGTGCATGAATCTTGAAAGTTTTCAAGTTCAGAACAATTTGTTCTCTGGGAATTTCCCTTCATGGTTATGGTCATTGCCTAAAATCAAGCTCATAAGAGCTGAAAACAACAGGTTTTTTGGTGAAATTCCTGATTCAATATCACAGGCTGCTCAGTTAGAGCAAGTTCAGATTGATAATAATAGCTTTACTAGTAAAATTCCACAAGGTCTTGGGCTGATTAGAAACTTGTACAGATTTTCTGCATCTCTAAATGGTTTGTATGGTGAGCTTCCTCCAAATTTCTGTGATTCACCAGTAATGAGCATAATAAATTTGTCTCATAATTACCTTTCTGGCAAAATTCCTGAACTGAAGAAGTGTAAAAAATTAGTCTCATTGTCACTGGCTGATAACAATTTAATTGGTGAAATACCAAAATCCCTTGGTGCATTGCCTGTTTTGACATATCTTGATCTTTCTCACAATAATCTCACTGGTGAAATACCAGAAGAGCTTCAGAACTTGAAGCTTGCTTTATTTAATGTCTCCTTCAATCGACTATCCGGTAGAGTTCCAGCTTCATTGATTTCTGGCCTTCCGGCTTTGTTCTTGCAAGGAAATCCTGACCTCTGTGGTCCAGGATTTCCCAATTCTTGCTCAGAAGAAAAGGCTACGCCTAAGGGTGTGAATCTTTCAAAATTGGCCTCTGCCTTAATTTCAGTAACTTTAGCTCTTGCAATTTTGATTATTGCTGTTGGATTTTACACGATAAGGCGGTCTAGGAAACAAAGATCTGAAATGGATGGTTGGAGATCAGTTTTCTTTTACCCTTTGAGAGTTACTGAGAATGATCTGATGATGTCAATGACTCAGAAGAATGCTAGAGGAAATGGAGGGACGTTTGGAAGAGTTTATATTATGAACTTACCAAGTGGTGAGCTGATTGCTGTGAAGAAGTTAATGAATTTTGGGAGTCAGTCTTCAAAATCTTTGAAAACTGAGATTAAGACATTAGCTAAGATCAGGCATAAGAACATCACAAAGATTCTTGGATTTTGTTACTCTAATGATGCCATATTCTTGATTTATGAATATCTAGCAAGTGGAAGCTTAGGGGATTTGATTGGGAAATCTGATTTTCAATTACAATGGAATGTTAGGTTGAAGATTGCTATTGGAGTTGCTCAAGGATTGGCATATCTTCATAAAGATTACCTTCCTCATTTACTTCATCGAAACTTGAAATCGACTAATATCCTTCTCGATGCTGATTATGAACCAAAGATCACAGATTTTGCTCTAGATCGGATAGTTGGAGAAGCTGCATTTAAGTCATCTCTGGCTTCTGATGCTTCATCTTCCTGTTATTTGGCACCAG AATATGGTTACACAAAAAGGAGTAGTGAGCAAATGGACACATATAGCTTTGGTGTGATCCTACTAGAGCTTATAACAGGCAGACAAGCAGAAGAAACAGAATCTGGAGAAGGCTCTCTTGATGTGGTAAAGTGGGTAAGGAGGAAAATCAACATTACCAATGGAGCACTACAAGTTCTTGATCCCAAAATTTCAAGTGCTTCTCAACATGAAATGCTTGGAGCTCTCGAGATTGCTGTACGTTGCACGACTGTAATGCCAGAGAAACGACCCTCAATGTTCGAAGTTGTGAGGGTATTGCAGTGTCTGGATTCAAGATCCAAGCTAATAATAACATATCGAGAGGAACAATCCACTTCCAGCTATAGTTCAGTTCCTCTCTGA